The Pseudoliparis swirei isolate HS2019 ecotype Mariana Trench chromosome 17, NWPU_hadal_v1, whole genome shotgun sequence sequence CCGGGGAGGGACATAAATGATCCCGACGGACGGATTTCTGTCTGTTGTTTTGGAAGCGTGCGAGTTGAGGAcaaagtgtgggggggggggggatactgcAGAGGAAAGCTTGTGCTCATGAAGAAGCTGTGGTGATGACGCACCTTTAATAACGTGTTGTACTTCAAACGCGTATTCAAATTCAGAGCCTCCACCTCCAGTGATTCCTGCACAACATCTTGTGTATAAAACCATCAGGAGTTCCTCGTCCTCATGGAGCATGATGGCCCATGTTTACACACCGAAACTAACTCATGAAGACTCACAGTTGGGTTACAACTGTGCTaacgttttgttttttcaaggtTATATTATATCCCACCTGTATTTCCATGTAAAGCATCACATTCGACCTGTTTTTACCCTGATGGTTAGATGCGTTTTAACAATGCAGGACATTTAAGTCCATTTCACTGATGTTTACAGAATGTGAGTCCACAGCTTTCCATATGGGAtgcaggtccagatggaaaATGACATGATCTCCAATTCTAACAATCTGTGTTCACTGAAGAGACAATCTGTATCTCATTACTACACAAGAAGGATGTCAGATCCAACTGGGTATTATTAAACACTTTGTAAAATTGAAATTTAAAGTTGTGTTGATGTTTAGGTTTCACAATAACAATACATGAATTAATTGTGCCCTACAATCATGAAATGATTGACAATATAAGGATTAAGAATAAAACCCATAcgcttttttccttctttttacagTATATAGGTATATGCttcatgaaataaagaaaaaaaccacacacaaacacacgctcacacacacacacacacacacgcagatgaATTGATAAACAAGTCCCCATATGCAAGAATGAATGCACACTGTTCCCAAGCAAGTACAGAGTATACTGTAAATCCAGATGATGGTCatgaccacacacagacacacacacacacacacgcaaccacagagtggacccaaaagtcTGAGAACAGGACAACTCCTCCTGGTaggctactgtgtgtgtgtgtatgtgtgtgagagttatTGTACTTCTATCTATGTGAGGACCAAATAACATTTTAGACCTTGAACCACAGAGTGGACTAAAGACCCTAAAGTCTGAGGACGGGACACCTCCTCCTAGACTCTTTCTCACCAATAAATGAGCCATCCTGTAACACTGATCTGAACCTTAATCTTGAGCACAGTGTCAACCATAATATAAAAGTTGTTTTTGGTCCCTTTTTGTGGAGGTAAGTCCCAACAATGTAGATGAATGCATAACAAAAATGCTTTCCTGCACACCAGTGTGTCTACACATGAGCATGCagagcacgcacacaaacaggaagtgaagtgcGACAGCCTTACATTCTCTCCGTGTAGCCTCCATcgggtcatgtagatgaactcCAGAGTGTGATCTCTTCCCATGATCTCTCCGTTACAAAGCACATCCAGCTGGACTcagcggaagaagaagaaaaaaggatcgGGAATAAGTTCAAAGGATGATGACACATGAATGACAAAGGAAATGGCATTTATTTGTGTTAAATCTTAGTTCTAATGCAGAAAATGAAAGAAGAGGGGAAGTTCACTGCGGTGATGAGTGGGAGGCGGCACTGAATGTGTGAACGACTGTTTGAGATTCAGTACTTACTCTGATTTTTTTTCACTCTTTCGTTTAATTTCTGGGACATTTGTTGGTTATTTCACTTGAATTTTATTTCTCTGTTATCTTAGAATTGACACGTTTACTTATTTTAAATTGCCGTTTCATTGCTCTGTGTGTCAGCTGGATAACGTTTCGGGTCTTTTGGGGTTTCCGAGTCTGTAGCTACTTTAAACTCATTTTATTTCGGCAACGTTGCTGCTGCTCAACACACCTTGGCTGACTGGCTAGCCATGCCGGACAATAATTGGCAATGCACTGTAGGCTGCATTAGACCGGTTCAATCTCAGTATTTGATTAACAAACTCTCTCCATTGTGTAGAGGAGCACATCAATTTGCATCCGCcctgtgatgacatcaccagcaTGACATCCCGAAACCACAGTCGGCaaaacaacataacaacatgcTGTCTTTAGAGTGAACTTAGCAACTTTACGTAGatgttaataaaaatatatggaATTTATGTGGATCCGCCTTTGTAAAAGATTGAATGTATTATTTTAAGACATGATTCCTGTTCCTATACGTTTTAGGTACATCCTATTTTGATTCTAGAGGAGCCTCTATTCAACTCTAACCATATAGAAGGTATGCCAGCAACTGACTTGACATTACTCTTATGATCTGGGAGGTtcttacagtatatatacacatatatctatatgtatatatgtatatatatatatatacatcaatattttttttttacatcatatATGTGCTTTCCTTAATAAACATGTAACATAacggtgttttgtgtgtgttgtatgaatCTCTGGTAATATCATGTGGTTATCACGTGACCGGATGACGTATTTAAAGACGGCATCTGTTGATATTTTAAGTGTGAAGAAGAGCGATAGCTCGACATGTCTGTTGTTTATGTGCTAATGAATTGCACTTAAGGGAGCAACAGTGTGCACACCTTCATTAAATGTTCCTTACCTCATAGGAGCTGGGCAGCTTGAGTTTAAGACTAAGAAACTTCTTAATTGTTCCCACTGTGACTCGACTGGAGCAGCGGATGAACCTCTTCATCAAATCCTAAATGGGCGAGAGACAAATCCCATTACACTCTCAACCTAATGAGGTAACTAAAAGATCACTTTTACAGGAACACACACTTCTTGATGAATAAAGTTGCACATATATAAAACACACGCACCGTGACAGTGCTCTCCGCAGACTGTCCCGTGTTGCGCAGGCAGTCCAGACAGATGGCTATCTGAGGGTCACTCCTGTGGTAATCTTCATCGCCGCCAtggtcatcatcatcaccccctccaccgccgccaccaccaccgtcaTCATAATCCCCTCCAACATCAGGCAGCCCAAACCGCTGACACCGCACAGTTTCTGGTATgacaagagcacacacacacacacgcacacaaacacacacacacatacacacacgggtTAATAAGTGAGATGTGATCCACCAAAATATTTTGGGGGGGAATAggaacttttttgggggggatttagGCAAACTTTAAATTATTAAAGTATCAAATCATTATCATAATGATGCAATTATAAGTTGATAAATGACCATACTGAGTTATTGCCCTCTACAAAGCGTGTGTGGGTTGTATGTATATGAGCAAGAAATTCCCTGATATCCTACATGTTGATGAATCAAAAACATCCCTGACATGATTTACATCTGCAATATCTGACATTGCTACACACCGCAACACAACATCCAGACATATAGTAACTGTATTAGCCAAAATAAATACGGTACAATTATATTACAGCTTACCTTGGCCATTTACTCTGGGTTGGTTCTTCTTCCAGAATTCCACTTCATGCTGTTCCTCTCCTGTATTCACATATACAGATAAAAAGAACGACAGGAAAAAAGacagtgttatatatatatatatatatatatatatacatatatgtgaaaTAATGTCTAGATAGAGTATTTAAGTTCCTGCTCATTGACCGTagtgttcaattcaattgaaaatgcggaaggttatgttttgatcgccgtgtatttatttatttatttatttttatgcgtgttattcacgtaacaaaaaagttgtaaaccgaatcgcatgaaatttcatgggatgattggttattatccggggaccatttgattagattttgggatcgatcgggtcaaaggtcaaaggtcaaggtcatgaaaaggtcaacatcctcttgaatcgcatgaaatttggtgggatgattggttattatccggggaccatttgattagatgttgggatcaatcgggtcaaaggtcaaggtcgtggataggtcaacatcttctttttaccatagcacggtcaatttctatccaattggcatgcaactaatgccaacatgttcataattcaatgcccaatcttgtgatatgcgaaggtatgcgctctaccgagtgcccattctagtttatttatttatttatttatttgtatgcgtgttattcgcataacaaaaaaagttataaaccgaatctcatgaaatttggtgggatgattggttattatccggggaccatttgattagattttgggatcgatcgggtcaaaggtcaaggtcatgaaaaggtcaaaatcgtcttgaatcacatgaaatttggtgggatgattggttattatccggggaccatttgattagattttgggatcaatcgggtcaaaggtcaaggtcatggcaaggtcaaaatcttctttttaccatagcacggtcaatttttatccaattggcatgcaactaatgccaaaatgttcataattcaatgcccaatcttgtaccgagtgcccgttctagttattgatGCATCAGAGCTCCTTTGCACACCGTTCTAGAGAAAGAGACCTCATACCAACGCAAGCTTTAAATAATGGCTTTCACTATGAATTCTGTCCATAACTGATTTATAAACTGGTGAATTATCTTATTTGGGTCACCTTCaatcattttaaaatacaaCATATAAAGCACGGTCTAGAGACCAGGGAGCATATGGATAATATTGTTTTTACAATATACTCATTAAGAACAATAGTGCAACCTAGACCATCATTTGTGTAGTTTATGTCTCTGTACTGTTTCCCTGAATACAATACGTTGTATTTCCGTACTCTGTATGAAGAATAACATGCCACGTGTCAGGTCCAGAAAAAACACTAGTctgctctttaaaaaacataaaccaTAATGTTTATATGATAGTAATTGGCCGAGCGACACCAGCCCTACGAAAACACGATACGTCTGTTCCATCAAGCGGCTGCCAGAGAGCTTCGTCATCGGAGGTGAAGTTATGGAGTCATAAAATTATAGCGCCATCACAGCTTTAGTTTGACATGTTGGCTCGACTTCTTGGATCACAACTGCACAGCA is a genomic window containing:
- the pcgf5b gene encoding polycomb group RING finger protein 5-B, with protein sequence MAATGRKHMVKDFNHFITCYLCRGYLIKPTTVTECLHTFCKSCIVQHFEDSNDCPKCGIQVHETNPLEMLRLDNTLEEIIFKLVPGLREREEQHEVEFWKKNQPRVNGQETVRCQRFGLPDVGGDYDDGGGGGGGGGDDDDHGGDEDYHRSDPQIAICLDCLRNTGQSAESTVTDLMKRFIRCSSRVTVGTIKKFLSLKLKLPSSYELDVLCNGEIMGRDHTLEFIYMTRWRLHGENTHPMVLEYRPRIDFG